One window from the genome of Ammoniphilus sp. CFH 90114 encodes:
- the spoVE gene encoding stage V sporulation protein E: MAKARSTPDFIIIISTLILLCIGVVMVYSSSAVVAIGKGDPFFFTKRQLIFAILGIVAMFFMMNMDYWVWKKWAKVGLYLCFALLVLVLIIGNTVNGAKSWLGIGAFGIQPAEFTKLGMVVFLAKWLSENQKDIVSFRKGLIPALGIPGLAFALIMLQPDLGTGTVLMGTAVLMIFVAGCRIQHLMGLAFLGVAGFVGLILAAPYRIKRITAFIDPWQDPLGAGYQLIQSLYAIGPGGIMGLGLGMSRQKFYYLPEPYNDFIFSILAEELGFIGGALVLMLFLLILWRGMRVAITAPDQFGSLLAVGIVGMIAIQVIINVGVVTGMFPVTGITLPFLSYGGSSLTLILTGMGVLLNISRFAR; this comes from the coding sequence GTGGCAAAGGCAAGATCAACTCCTGATTTTATTATTATTATTTCAACACTCATTCTCTTGTGTATCGGCGTAGTCATGGTTTACAGTTCCAGTGCAGTGGTAGCTATAGGTAAAGGAGATCCGTTCTTCTTTACGAAAAGGCAGCTCATCTTTGCTATACTGGGTATTGTAGCCATGTTTTTTATGATGAACATGGATTACTGGGTTTGGAAGAAGTGGGCAAAAGTTGGTCTTTATCTTTGTTTTGCTCTATTAGTCCTAGTTTTAATTATCGGCAATACCGTAAATGGAGCAAAAAGCTGGCTAGGAATTGGAGCGTTTGGGATTCAGCCAGCAGAATTTACGAAATTGGGAATGGTTGTGTTCCTGGCAAAGTGGCTCTCGGAAAACCAAAAGGACATTGTTTCCTTTCGCAAGGGACTTATACCTGCTCTTGGCATACCTGGGCTTGCGTTTGCCCTCATCATGCTACAACCTGATCTTGGTACGGGAACAGTTCTGATGGGGACAGCGGTGTTGATGATATTTGTTGCAGGGTGCAGAATCCAGCATCTAATGGGGCTAGCATTCTTAGGGGTAGCTGGGTTTGTAGGACTAATCTTAGCTGCACCTTACCGAATTAAGCGAATTACGGCTTTTATTGATCCTTGGCAAGACCCTTTAGGAGCCGGTTATCAGCTGATTCAATCGCTTTATGCGATAGGACCAGGGGGCATTATGGGGCTTGGGCTTGGGATGAGCCGACAAAAATTCTACTATCTTCCCGAACCATATAACGATTTCATTTTTTCTATCTTAGCAGAAGAATTAGGTTTTATAGGTGGTGCTCTTGTATTGATGTTGTTTTTGCTCATCTTATGGAGAGGGATGAGAGTGGCCATCACGGCACCTGACCAGTTTGGAAGCTTACTTGCGGTAGGTATAGTGGGAATGATCGCGATTCAAGTTATTATTAACGTTGGAGTAGTAACAGGTATGTTCCCGGTTACGGGGATAACACTTCCTTTTCTGAGCTATGGGGGTTCTTCTTTAACCTTAATCCTAACCGGTATGGGGGTTTTGTTGAATATATCCCGCTTTGCCAGGTAA
- the murG gene encoding undecaprenyldiphospho-muramoylpentapeptide beta-N-acetylglucosaminyltransferase — translation MKIIVTGGGTGGHIYPALALAKKVMEQHPDGEVLYIGSDKGLEADIVPRAGFKFEAIEISGFKRSLSLENMKTIIRFLKGVSASKKLIRDFGADAVIGTGGYVCGPVVYAAAKLGVPTMIHEQNVIPGLTNKFLSRYADRIAVSFSSSAQYFSTDKVVLTGNPRASEVAKADPQQGRASLDLRTNRKMVLVVGGSRGARAINEAFLEAVPVLANQKDLHFVYVTGEVHYENVVAKLKKGGEIPSNVSIYPFIYNMPEVLAATDLIINRAGASFLAEITSLGIPSILVPSPYVTNNHQEKNARWLEDNGAATVLLEKDLTANTLVESIEQIIQDPIKWRAMGEAAKSLGEPLSVEKLYGELKELIGH, via the coding sequence ATGAAAATTATCGTAACAGGTGGGGGAACAGGCGGACATATTTACCCTGCCTTAGCCTTAGCAAAGAAAGTGATGGAACAACATCCAGATGGTGAAGTTCTGTATATTGGGAGCGACAAGGGCTTAGAGGCGGATATTGTGCCTAGAGCCGGGTTTAAATTTGAAGCGATTGAAATTAGTGGCTTCAAGAGAAGCTTATCGTTGGAAAATATGAAAACGATCATCCGTTTTCTTAAGGGAGTCTCTGCTTCCAAAAAGCTCATTCGGGATTTTGGAGCGGATGCCGTCATTGGTACAGGTGGTTATGTTTGTGGCCCGGTTGTCTATGCTGCAGCGAAGCTAGGAGTCCCTACGATGATTCATGAACAAAATGTAATTCCAGGACTAACCAATAAATTTCTTTCCCGATATGCCGATCGAATTGCCGTATCCTTTTCTTCTTCTGCACAGTATTTTTCTACTGATAAGGTGGTGCTAACAGGTAATCCAAGAGCCTCAGAGGTAGCAAAGGCCGACCCTCAACAAGGAAGAGCCTCACTTGACCTACGAACTAATCGTAAGATGGTATTAGTGGTGGGGGGGAGCAGAGGAGCCAGAGCAATTAACGAAGCCTTCCTAGAGGCGGTTCCTGTATTAGCCAATCAAAAGGACTTACACTTCGTTTACGTTACAGGGGAAGTTCACTATGAGAACGTTGTAGCTAAGCTGAAAAAAGGTGGAGAGATTCCTTCTAATGTCAGCATATATCCCTTCATCTATAACATGCCTGAAGTTTTGGCCGCAACAGACCTTATCATTAATCGAGCAGGAGCCTCGTTTTTAGCTGAGATTACTTCGTTAGGAATTCCCTCCATTCTCGTACCCTCACCGTACGTAACCAATAATCATCAGGAGAAAAACGCTAGATGGCTAGAGGATAATGGAGCAGCTACCGTATTGTTGGAAAAGGATTTAACGGCGAATACTCTTGTAGAATCCATTGAACAGATCATCCAAGACCCTATAAAATGGAGAGCAATGGGAGAAGCAGCCAAAAGTCTTGGAGAACCACTTTCTGTAGAGAAGCTTTATGGTGAGCTCAAAGAGCTTATTGGTCATTAG
- the murB gene encoding UDP-N-acetylmuramate dehydrogenase codes for MKEILEELRSQDVGMVLEQEPLANHTTWKIGGPADLFIQPKDKFGLANAMRVVKKYNLPWRVIGKGSNMLVRDKGIRGVVFKLADGLDHLRFEDDVVHVGAGYSFIRLSVMAGKEGLTGLEFAGGIPGSVGGAVYMNAGAHGSEVSRIFKSAEVLLETGELVEYLHDDMKFSYRHSILQETGGLVVSTVFKLEHGNRKKIADSMASYKDRRRATQPLQLPCAGSVFRNPLPDHAGRLIEAAGLKGYRIGDAQVSEKHANFIVNRGKATAEDVLMLIEHIKKEIAERYKVQLVPEVEVVGEG; via the coding sequence ATGAAAGAAATACTAGAGGAATTAAGATCACAAGACGTAGGAATGGTATTAGAACAAGAGCCCCTTGCCAACCATACCACATGGAAAATCGGTGGCCCAGCAGACTTGTTTATACAGCCAAAAGATAAATTTGGTCTGGCAAATGCAATGAGAGTCGTAAAAAAATACAACCTGCCCTGGCGTGTGATTGGAAAAGGCTCCAATATGTTGGTACGGGATAAGGGAATCCGCGGAGTAGTTTTTAAATTGGCTGATGGATTGGATCATCTTCGATTTGAAGATGATGTGGTGCATGTCGGAGCGGGATATTCATTTATTCGGCTATCTGTTATGGCAGGAAAAGAGGGACTCACGGGATTGGAGTTTGCCGGCGGAATACCCGGTTCTGTAGGTGGAGCCGTTTACATGAATGCAGGTGCCCATGGATCTGAAGTATCACGAATATTCAAATCAGCCGAGGTCTTACTTGAAACCGGTGAATTGGTTGAATATTTGCATGATGACATGAAATTTAGTTATCGTCATTCTATCCTTCAGGAAACAGGAGGACTGGTTGTATCTACCGTATTTAAGCTGGAGCATGGAAATCGAAAGAAAATCGCAGATTCTATGGCTAGTTATAAAGATAGACGAAGAGCAACCCAACCTTTGCAGTTGCCTTGTGCTGGGAGTGTGTTCCGTAATCCACTGCCAGATCATGCAGGAAGGCTCATTGAGGCAGCTGGTCTGAAAGGATATCGAATTGGTGATGCACAAGTCTCGGAGAAGCATGCCAATTTCATAGTGAATCGGGGAAAGGCGACTGCAGAGGATGTCCTCATGCTGATAGAACATATAAAAAAGGAAATCGCTGAAAGGTATAAGGTTCAGTTAGTTCCAGAAGTTGAGGTGGTGGGTGAAGGATAA
- the murA gene encoding UDP-N-acetylglucosamine 1-carboxyvinyltransferase, with the protein MEKFAVQGGRPLSGCLRIQGSKNAALPILAATVLAGGQYSIQDVPHLTDISVMLEILTTLGAKSNHEQSVLTLDTSSLFSSHIPVDLMGQMRSSIFLMGPMLARFGEVTIYPPGGCAIGERKIDLHIQGLKALGANFTYFEDHIHCSAKELIGADIGLSFPSVGATENIMMAATLAKGKTIIRNAAKEPEIIDLQNFLNRMGAKVCGAGTAVIEIEGVERLEAVSYKVIPDRIVAGTMLLAACMTGGRLTLENIVNEHLTGLIDIVKQCGVEIEYAHDIIIVSNNVPIQPVSVVTGPYPEFPTDMQAQLMAFLALSKGTSVIRETVFDGRFKHVEALKKMGAQINIMGKEAHIQGGTAFKGAEVNATDLRGGAALVLAGLAASGTTFVNQVHHIDRGYERIERQLQSIGASIKRIQT; encoded by the coding sequence ATGGAGAAATTTGCTGTCCAAGGTGGAAGGCCACTATCCGGCTGCCTTCGCATCCAAGGATCTAAGAATGCGGCCCTTCCGATCTTAGCAGCTACGGTGCTGGCGGGTGGTCAGTACTCCATTCAGGATGTTCCTCACCTTACCGACATATCAGTCATGCTTGAGATTCTGACGACTCTCGGGGCAAAATCCAATCATGAACAATCTGTATTAACATTAGATACATCCTCGCTTTTTTCCTCACATATTCCTGTAGACTTAATGGGACAGATGAGATCATCTATCTTCCTCATGGGTCCGATGCTGGCCCGATTTGGCGAAGTAACGATTTATCCGCCAGGTGGCTGTGCCATCGGAGAGCGGAAAATTGATCTTCACATTCAAGGATTGAAAGCACTCGGAGCAAACTTTACGTATTTTGAGGACCATATTCATTGCAGTGCTAAGGAATTGATTGGAGCAGATATTGGGCTTAGTTTTCCAAGTGTCGGGGCAACAGAAAATATTATGATGGCTGCCACATTGGCTAAAGGGAAGACCATCATTCGAAATGCAGCAAAAGAACCAGAAATCATAGATCTACAAAATTTCTTAAACAGAATGGGTGCGAAAGTTTGTGGAGCTGGTACTGCTGTTATTGAGATTGAAGGTGTGGAGCGTTTAGAGGCGGTAAGCTACAAGGTCATACCTGATCGAATTGTAGCAGGGACCATGTTGTTAGCAGCTTGTATGACCGGTGGTCGATTGACGTTGGAGAACATCGTCAATGAACATCTTACGGGTCTTATTGATATCGTTAAGCAATGTGGTGTTGAAATCGAATATGCCCATGATATAATAATAGTATCTAATAACGTGCCCATTCAGCCAGTATCCGTTGTGACTGGACCTTACCCAGAGTTCCCAACGGATATGCAAGCACAACTAATGGCATTTCTTGCTTTATCTAAGGGAACTAGCGTTATTCGTGAAACGGTATTTGACGGAAGGTTCAAGCATGTTGAAGCTTTGAAGAAGATGGGTGCACAGATAAATATTATGGGGAAGGAAGCCCATATTCAGGGAGGCACAGCTTTTAAGGGCGCCGAAGTTAACGCAACAGATTTGCGAGGAGGCGCGGCTTTAGTATTGGCTGGATTGGCAGCAAGCGGAACAACATTTGTCAATCAGGTTCATCATATTGACAGGGGCTATGAGAGAATTGAACGCCAGTTGCAGTCGATTGGGGCTTCTATCAAACGAATACAGACGTAA
- a CDS encoding cell division protein FtsQ/DivIB — protein MGNMERVPALTKEHKTKKRGRSIIKTLGWFFLFGLCVLIFLRSPLSKIDIITIRGNEMIQESEISEKSGIKKGDSYFSIDAEEIKLVLETIPEIREAEVTREFPGHVFIDIKEHRHVAFMMEHNNKIVPVLENGIRLENRLWNDRVIDKPILREWEDDALLPKLCEELMKLEPLVLHAISEIEPARLEDPQRLVLYMKDGYEVHTSVRHFAKNMSWYPSFVANLKQEGKEKGMIMLLDGKWFIPYDNLEDKGVGKPE, from the coding sequence ATGGGGAATATGGAGAGAGTTCCCGCGCTAACTAAAGAACACAAAACCAAAAAAAGAGGAAGGAGCATCATCAAGACCTTAGGTTGGTTTTTTTTATTTGGTCTATGCGTTCTTATTTTTTTACGTTCTCCTCTTAGTAAGATTGATATCATTACAATTCGAGGAAACGAAATGATACAGGAATCGGAAATTAGTGAGAAATCAGGCATTAAGAAAGGAGATTCTTATTTTTCTATCGATGCTGAGGAGATTAAACTGGTTTTAGAGACAATTCCCGAAATTAGAGAAGCAGAAGTAACTCGTGAGTTCCCAGGGCATGTATTCATTGATATTAAAGAACACCGTCATGTGGCCTTTATGATGGAGCACAATAATAAGATCGTTCCAGTTCTGGAAAATGGAATAAGGTTGGAAAATAGACTATGGAATGATAGAGTTATAGATAAGCCTATTTTGCGTGAGTGGGAGGACGATGCCCTCCTACCTAAGCTGTGTGAAGAGTTGATGAAGCTTGAGCCTCTAGTGCTGCACGCTATATCTGAGATAGAGCCTGCTAGACTTGAGGATCCGCAAAGATTAGTACTTTATATGAAAGATGGTTATGAAGTTCACACATCGGTGAGACACTTTGCTAAGAATATGTCATGGTATCCATCTTTTGTAGCCAATCTTAAGCAAGAAGGAAAAGAGAAAGGGATGATCATGCTGCTCGATGGAAAATGGTTTATTCCCTATGACAACCTAGAGGATAAGGGAGTGGGGAAACCAGAATGA
- a CDS encoding DUF881 domain-containing protein, which translates to MRIRRIHVYLTLVLLAFGFIISYSVQFTKSISTSNPSITDSQWEKKQQLQEKILEEQIQVQKLEEQLQKIKQRVSEFEKKMGEQEDQAREVLEELDELRMWAGLLPVTGKGLMVTLNDSKTLPESGNMNDYIVHEEQIRQVVNELFSSGAEAISINGQRLTTISAIRCVGPTVLVNEVKTVPPFEISVIGESEILLSALEMPGGVIQSLKEFSNIEVKLEKKDKVDLPAYTGDSQKMFRPDNLSMKEDS; encoded by the coding sequence ATGAGAATTCGCAGAATACATGTTTATCTGACTTTGGTCTTGCTTGCTTTTGGCTTCATCATTTCTTATTCGGTCCAATTCACAAAGAGTATCTCAACGAGTAATCCCTCTATTACCGATTCCCAATGGGAGAAAAAGCAACAACTTCAAGAAAAGATACTAGAGGAACAAATTCAAGTTCAGAAACTCGAAGAGCAATTACAGAAAATAAAGCAGAGAGTTTCGGAATTCGAGAAAAAGATGGGGGAGCAAGAGGATCAAGCCAGAGAAGTATTAGAAGAGTTGGATGAGCTTCGGATGTGGGCGGGGCTGCTACCTGTGACGGGTAAAGGTCTAATGGTTACATTAAACGATAGCAAGACGCTTCCTGAATCAGGAAATATGAACGATTATATTGTCCATGAAGAACAGATTCGCCAAGTAGTTAATGAGCTATTTTCATCAGGGGCTGAAGCTATCAGTATAAATGGGCAAAGGCTCACTACCATTTCCGCTATTCGTTGTGTAGGGCCAACTGTACTTGTTAATGAAGTGAAGACTGTACCTCCGTTTGAAATATCAGTTATTGGGGAGTCGGAGATTCTCTTAAGTGCCTTGGAAATGCCAGGGGGAGTAATCCAGAGTCTTAAAGAGTTCTCGAATATAGAGGTAAAGCTAGAGAAGAAGGATAAAGTTGACCTTCCTGCCTATACCGGAGATAGTCAGAAAATGTTTCGCCCGGACAACTTAAGTATGAAAGAGGATTCATAG
- a CDS encoding DUF881 domain-containing protein, translating to MKPTREFPFIIIFISIIIGFMLSVQYKSYNTSATPEAKDISQLRQDLQKEMERHQRILTEISKYDQLLYEYENPLNQADSLKVMKEELSRIKVFAGLSSLEGRGLSIKIEELPSFSSDQEISSLTQIFDDDIRYIVNELFGAGAQAISINGNRMTPTTSIRNVGNDIQVDTKVIKLPYDIRVIGDPEVLESALKLKGFEEYFNIINKKITMKKLDKLLIPAYDGKGMIRYMKPLKEGS from the coding sequence ATGAAGCCTACAAGAGAATTTCCTTTTATTATTATTTTCATTAGTATTATTATCGGGTTTATGCTTTCGGTTCAATACAAATCGTATAACACGAGTGCTACCCCTGAAGCAAAGGACATTTCGCAGCTGCGGCAGGACTTACAAAAGGAAATGGAACGGCACCAACGCATTCTAACCGAAATCTCAAAGTATGATCAATTATTGTATGAATACGAGAACCCACTAAATCAAGCGGATTCCTTGAAAGTTATGAAAGAGGAATTGAGCAGAATAAAAGTGTTTGCAGGATTGTCTTCTCTTGAAGGAAGAGGCCTATCCATAAAGATTGAAGAGCTCCCGAGTTTCTCGAGCGATCAAGAAATCAGCAGCTTAACTCAGATATTTGATGATGATATTCGCTATATTGTCAATGAGTTGTTCGGAGCAGGTGCACAAGCCATATCGATCAATGGAAACCGAATGACACCTACCACGTCTATAAGAAATGTCGGCAATGACATTCAAGTAGATACAAAGGTGATTAAGCTTCCCTATGATATTAGAGTTATTGGAGATCCAGAAGTTCTCGAGTCTGCTTTGAAGCTAAAGGGATTTGAAGAGTATTTCAATATAATCAATAAGAAAATTACAATGAAAAAGCTAGACAAATTACTTATTCCTGCCTATGATGGAAAAGGTATGATCCGTTATATGAAACCACTGAAGGAAGGGTCATAA
- a CDS encoding small basic family protein, with protein sequence MWLPIIGLIAGIILGLSSEITVPVEYRNYLSIAVLAALDTVFGGIRSYLENIFDIKVFMSGFFFNTLLAAGLAFLGVYMGVDLYLAAIFAFGVRLFNNIAVIRRIMIGRWFKDKSYNE encoded by the coding sequence ATGTGGTTGCCAATTATTGGTCTCATTGCTGGAATTATTTTAGGTCTTTCATCAGAGATTACTGTGCCTGTAGAATACAGGAATTATCTCTCTATTGCGGTACTAGCAGCATTAGATACTGTATTTGGAGGTATACGCTCCTATTTAGAGAATATTTTTGATATTAAAGTGTTTATGTCAGGATTCTTTTTTAATACCCTCTTAGCTGCAGGCCTTGCTTTCTTAGGTGTATATATGGGAGTTGATTTATATCTAGCAGCTATCTTCGCCTTTGGGGTAAGACTTTTTAACAATATCGCTGTTATCCGACGTATCATGATTGGGCGCTGGTTTAAGGACAAGTCCTATAATGAGTAA
- the ftsA gene encoding cell division protein FtsA: MNNNDLLVSLDIGTSKVRVIIGEVHNGSINIIGVGSSESQGIKKGAIVDIDQTVLAIREALDQAERMVDVSIRDVYVGISGNHIELVISQGVVAVSSENKEIGDEDIRRVTDAAKVIAIPPEKEIIDVVPIEYTIDGLSGVSDPHGMIGVRLEMEGTIITGSKTIIHNLYRCIEKAGLHIAGFYLQSLAASDIALSKDEKNLGVVLVDMGAGSTTIAIFEQGTLAGVSTIPIGGDYITSDIAYALRTSTEEAKRLQLKYGCAMIDQASPNEKFKVKRIGSNTDIECTQSDLAHVIEPRVAEIVGLVQEEVVKLGYFGDIPAGFVLTGGVAGMPGVVELAREDLQVPVRVAMPDYIGVRDPSYTIGVGLIKYASKHAGPRQPMMVEKEKVPAQMKPVKKVSQPKEKDNRVIDKVKNWFSEFI, encoded by the coding sequence TTGAACAACAACGACCTACTAGTAAGCTTAGACATCGGTACATCCAAAGTGAGAGTCATAATTGGGGAAGTCCATAATGGATCCATTAATATTATAGGGGTGGGTTCGTCCGAATCCCAAGGAATAAAAAAAGGAGCCATCGTTGACATAGACCAGACGGTTCTTGCTATAAGAGAGGCTTTAGATCAAGCGGAGCGCATGGTCGATGTAAGTATCCGGGATGTATACGTTGGAATTTCAGGCAACCATATTGAGTTGGTCATCAGCCAAGGAGTGGTTGCAGTTTCCAGTGAAAACAAGGAAATAGGTGATGAGGATATTCGTAGGGTTACGGATGCTGCAAAAGTCATTGCCATCCCACCGGAAAAAGAAATTATCGATGTCGTTCCAATAGAATACACGATTGATGGTCTATCTGGAGTAAGTGACCCTCATGGTATGATTGGCGTACGCCTTGAGATGGAAGGGACAATTATTACTGGATCTAAGACCATCATTCATAACTTGTACCGTTGTATTGAGAAGGCGGGACTTCATATCGCAGGGTTTTACCTACAATCTTTAGCTGCAAGTGATATTGCCTTATCGAAGGATGAGAAGAATTTAGGCGTGGTACTGGTAGATATGGGAGCTGGATCGACGACAATTGCTATCTTTGAACAAGGCACATTGGCCGGTGTCAGTACGATACCTATCGGGGGAGACTACATAACAAGTGATATTGCCTATGCCCTCCGTACCTCCACTGAAGAGGCTAAGCGTCTTCAACTTAAATATGGATGTGCCATGATTGATCAAGCCTCTCCTAACGAAAAGTTCAAGGTGAAGAGGATAGGCAGCAATACGGATATCGAATGTACTCAATCCGACTTAGCCCATGTTATAGAACCACGGGTAGCAGAAATTGTAGGATTAGTTCAAGAAGAAGTCGTTAAGCTTGGTTATTTTGGAGATATTCCTGCTGGTTTTGTTCTCACTGGTGGCGTAGCTGGTATGCCAGGGGTGGTGGAGTTGGCTAGAGAAGATCTACAAGTGCCGGTAAGGGTTGCTATGCCTGATTATATTGGTGTAAGAGATCCTTCTTATACCATAGGCGTTGGACTCATCAAGTATGCTTCGAAGCATGCAGGCCCTCGCCAGCCTATGATGGTTGAGAAGGAAAAGGTTCCTGCTCAAATGAAGCCAGTTAAGAAAGTTAGCCAGCCAAAGGAAAAGGATAATCGCGTTATTGACAAAGTTAAGAATTGGTTTAGTGAGTTTATCTAG
- the ftsZ gene encoding cell division protein FtsZ codes for MLEFDLDIDSLAQIKVIGVGGGGSNAVNRMIEMGVQGVEFIAVNTDAQALQLSRAEQKLKIGEKLTRGLGAGANPDVGRKAAEESRELIENALRGSDLVFVTAGMGGGTGTGAAPVIADIARQMGALTVGVVTKPFSFEGRKRSMQAMAGVNALKEKVDTLIVIPNDRLLEIVDKNTPMLEAFREADNVLRQGVQGISDLIAVPGLINLDFADVKTIMTERGSALMGIGIGTGENRATEAAKQAINSPLLETSIDGARGVLLNITGGHNLSLYEVNEAADIVASASDQEVNMIFGAVINENLKDEIIVTVIATGFEEASQKPSNLDKRPQATINNARTQVASAKEEERSEVRPFQNFNSNSLDVPTFLRNRRNRNNK; via the coding sequence ATGTTGGAATTTGATTTGGATATCGACTCACTTGCTCAGATTAAGGTCATAGGAGTTGGTGGCGGCGGAAGTAATGCAGTCAACCGAATGATCGAGATGGGTGTGCAAGGTGTAGAGTTTATTGCGGTAAATACGGATGCTCAAGCTCTTCAATTGTCAAGAGCAGAACAAAAGTTAAAGATTGGTGAAAAGCTAACAAGAGGGCTTGGTGCTGGTGCTAATCCGGATGTAGGGAGAAAAGCAGCAGAAGAAAGTAGAGAACTCATTGAGAATGCGCTCCGTGGATCAGATCTTGTATTTGTAACTGCAGGAATGGGCGGTGGAACAGGTACAGGTGCGGCCCCGGTGATTGCTGATATTGCAAGACAGATGGGAGCACTTACTGTAGGTGTGGTAACTAAGCCATTCTCTTTTGAAGGTAGAAAAAGATCCATGCAAGCCATGGCAGGGGTTAATGCCTTAAAGGAAAAGGTAGATACACTAATTGTTATTCCTAATGATCGACTACTTGAAATTGTAGACAAAAATACACCAATGCTCGAAGCCTTCCGTGAAGCTGATAATGTACTTCGTCAAGGGGTTCAAGGGATCTCAGATCTTATCGCTGTTCCTGGATTAATTAACTTAGACTTTGCAGATGTGAAGACGATCATGACAGAGCGTGGATCTGCATTAATGGGAATTGGTATCGGAACGGGTGAGAACCGTGCAACTGAAGCAGCAAAACAAGCGATTAACAGTCCGTTACTTGAAACTTCTATCGATGGAGCTCGTGGTGTACTCTTGAATATTACAGGAGGACATAACTTAAGTCTCTATGAAGTAAATGAAGCGGCTGATATTGTTGCCTCTGCTTCTGATCAAGAGGTAAACATGATTTTTGGAGCGGTTATCAATGAGAATCTTAAGGATGAGATCATCGTTACGGTAATTGCTACGGGTTTTGAAGAGGCGTCACAGAAACCAAGCAATTTGGACAAGCGTCCACAGGCGACTATCAACAATGCAAGAACTCAAGTAGCAAGTGCTAAAGAAGAAGAAAGATCAGAAGTGCGTCCTTTCCAGAATTTTAATAGTAATAGTTTAGACGTACCTACGTTCCTGCGTAACCGTCGGAACCGAAATAATAAGTAA
- the spoIIGA gene encoding sigma-E processing peptidase SpoIIGA — MTVYLDLIFLTNFLIDTILLWSTAFVLKLKPRWYRLGLGAAIGATYTLVIFFPYINGLFTFFTKLLFSALMVFCTFGYHRIGAFLQRILCFYMVAFVLGGGLLGLHFFLQTESEILSGIVFTQTGGLGTSITWGFILIAFPCLWWLSGRALRQLKENNRKATFYVELEVFINEQAIACRGLIDTGNQLYEPITRWPVTIMDLNLFKEVLPEKLYATVKDKKDLSSHDIFPDVEDDWLQKVRIIPYRSVSRGMDLLLALRPDKVRLIQDGEIYETKRVLIGLNPVPLSSDGSYQAIVHPQFIDGGTRISDKEGDFSKQAM; from the coding sequence GTGACCGTTTATTTAGATCTTATCTTCTTAACTAATTTCCTGATTGATACGATACTTTTATGGTCAACGGCATTTGTTTTGAAGCTAAAGCCCCGTTGGTACCGTTTGGGACTGGGTGCAGCTATCGGAGCAACTTATACATTAGTTATTTTTTTTCCTTATATTAATGGACTTTTTACTTTTTTCACAAAATTACTTTTCTCTGCTTTAATGGTGTTTTGTACGTTTGGCTATCATCGTATCGGAGCCTTTCTTCAGAGAATCCTTTGTTTCTATATGGTCGCATTTGTTCTTGGTGGTGGGCTATTGGGGCTTCATTTCTTTCTACAGACGGAGAGTGAAATTCTTTCTGGAATTGTCTTTACTCAAACAGGGGGCTTGGGCACCTCCATAACATGGGGGTTTATCCTAATAGCTTTCCCATGTCTTTGGTGGCTTTCCGGAAGAGCATTAAGGCAACTGAAGGAAAATAATCGCAAAGCCACCTTTTATGTAGAATTAGAAGTTTTCATTAACGAACAAGCTATCGCGTGCAGAGGATTAATTGATACAGGAAATCAATTGTATGAACCGATTACCAGATGGCCGGTTACAATTATGGATTTAAATTTGTTCAAAGAAGTTCTTCCTGAGAAGCTATATGCAACGGTGAAAGATAAAAAGGATTTAAGTTCTCATGATATCTTTCCTGACGTTGAGGACGACTGGCTGCAGAAGGTACGCATTATTCCTTATCGTAGCGTGTCTAGGGGAATGGATCTCCTGCTAGCGCTGCGACCAGATAAAGTAAGGCTTATTCAAGATGGTGAAATATATGAAACCAAGAGAGTGTTAATAGGGTTAAATCCCGTTCCTTTATCCTCGGACGGGTCTTACCAAGCCATCGTTCATCCGCAATTCATAGATGGTGGTACGAGGATATCAGACAAGGAGGGAGATTTTTCTAAACAAGCTATGTAG